The DNA window CCGCCACTTTCCCCTTGTCTATTACGATGATTCTGTCGGCTTCCCGGATGGTGGAAAGCCGGTGAGCAATGATAATGCTGGTACGACCCTGCATGAGATTATTCAATGCGCCCTGTACCAGTTGTTCAGACTCAGCATCCAGTGCTGAGGTGGCCTCATCCAGGATAAGGATGCGCGGATTCTTCAGCAAAGCCCTTGCAATGGCTATCCGTTGCCGCTGTCCGCCAGAAAGCTGTACACCTCTGTCTCCCACCATTGTCTCAATACCCTCAGGGAAATGCCGGATAAAATCCCATGCATTAGCTTGTTGAGCAGCGGTAAGGATCTCTTCGTCACTGGCGCCGGGATTGCCATAGGCAATGTTATCCCGGATGGAAGCGGCAAACAGGAATACTTCCTGTGGTACCAGCGCGATCTGGCTTCTAAGCTCAGAGTAAGGTACATGGCGGATGTTACGTCCACCGAAATAAATATTGCCGTTTGCCGGATCATAAAGTCTCAGCAACAAGGCTGCAATGGTGCTTTTACCGGCGCCGCTATGGCCTACCAGTGCCACCTTCTGATTGGCGTTCACTGAAAAAGACACATCATCCAGTACCTGCTGATCAGGCCGTGTCGGATAATTAAAAGAGACGTTCCTGAAAAGGATGGTACCATCCAGTATATGCTGAGGCACTATACCCGTAGTATCTGTTAGTGGCTCCGGTTCTTCATCCAGGATTTCAAACAGGTGCCTGGTGGCGCCCATACTCTTCTGCATCTGGGTATATACTTCCGCCAGTTCTGTAATAGATCCGCCGATAAATGCTGCATATACCACAAAAGAGATCAGGGCGCCGGCCGAGTTCATTTCGCCGGTAGCCACCAGCAGCGCGCCTTTCCAGATGACGGCTACGATGGCCCCGAAGCCACAGAGTAACAACATCGAGGTAAACACCCCTTTGAACTTCCCGTTCTTCATACCGATATCGGCTCCTTCCATCACTTTCCGACGGTAACGTTTCATCTCAAAAAACTCGTTGGCAAACGCTTTCACACTCAGTATCCCCTGCAAAGTTTCTTCCAGAATATTATTTGCTTCCGCCAGTTTCCCCTGCGCATCTCCGGCAAACTTCCGGATATACCTGCCAAACAACAGGCCGATG is part of the Chitinophaga flava genome and encodes:
- a CDS encoding ABC transporter ATP-binding protein, with protein sequence MQTDTSLKSKPRQMFRLYSYIKPYWGSFAAGMLFLVLSSLAGLTIPYLLGQLVDYGAKDHLPEAINRVGLLLLAVLCGQAILSFFRVTLFVNVTEKTLSALRQDVYNHLIRLPMSFFMRRKIGELNSHISADISLLQETLATTLAEFIRNMITFAGAFVLLLTTSLKLALFVLLVFPVILAIGLLFGRYIRKFAGDAQGKLAEANNILEETLQGILSVKAFANEFFEMKRYRRKVMEGADIGMKNGKFKGVFTSMLLLCGFGAIVAVIWKGALLVATGEMNSAGALISFVVYAAFIGGSITELAEVYTQMQKSMGATRHLFEILDEEPEPLTDTTGIVPQHILDGTILFRNVSFNYPTRPDQQVLDDVSFSVNANQKVALVGHSGAGKSTIAALLLRLYDPANGNIYFGGRNIRHVPYSELRSQIALVPQEVFLFAASIRDNIAYGNPGASDEEILTAAQQANAWDFIRHFPEGIETMVGDRGVQLSGGQRQRIAIARALLKNPRILILDEATSALDAESEQLVQGALNNLMQGRTSIIIAHRLSTIREADRIIVIDKGKVAEEGTHHQLIDKEGGIYRSLNALQVQS